In Microbulbifer agarilyticus, the DNA window CGCTTGCCGACAAGGTCGACTTCATCGTTATCAATCCCGCAGCCTTTACCCACACCAGTGTCGCGCTGCGCGATGCCCTGGCCGGTGTAGCCATTCCGTTTATCGAGGTACACCTGTCAAACCCCCACGCCCGCGAGACTTTCCGCCACCACTCCTATCTGTCCGACTTGGCCAAGGGCGTGATTTGTGGGTTCGGGGCCAATAGCTACACCCTGGCCGTGGGCGCTGCGCTCAAGCAACTGGGCTAACCAAGATTTTCATTTCCCGACTGCGTGTCGGGGAACCGGTATACACAAGATCAAGAGTGAACTGTTATGGATATCCGCAAAATCAAGAAACTGATCGAACTGCTCGAAGAGTCCGACATCGGCGAGCTGGAGATTAAAGAAGGTGAAGAGTCTGTACGCATCAGTCGTGGCCCCAGCGGTGCCGCAATACAGATGCCACAAATGGCAATGCCGATAGCGGCCGCTCCCGCTGCACCGCAGGCACCGGCCGCGCCCGCGCCGGCTGCAGCACCCGCCGCGCCTGCAGAAGAAGCGGTCCCCGCTCTGACCGGCCACCCGGTAAAATCCCCAATGGTTGGCACCTATTATGCGGCCTCCAGCCCCGGCGCCGATCCTTTCGTAAAAGTCGGCCAACAGGTAAAAGCCGGCGACGTCATCTGCATCGTTGAAGCCATGAAAATGATGAACCAGATCGAAGCGGACAAGGCCGGTACCATTGAGGCAATCATGGTAGAAGACGGCCAACCGGTAGAGTTTGACCAGCCGCTCGTCGTTATTTCCTGAACCGGGGCGTTTACGCATGTTTGAAAAAATTCTGATTGCCAACCGCGGCGAAATTGCCCTGCGGGTGCTGCGCGCCTGTAAAGAAATGGGCATCGCCACGGTAGCGGTACACTCGCAGGTTGACCGCGATCTCAAGCACGTACGCCTGGCGGATGAAGCCGTATGTATCGGCCCCAACCCATCCCCCCAGAGCTACCTGAATATCCCCGCGATCATCGCGGCGATGGAAATTACCGATTCCGTAGCGGTGCATCCGGGATACGGCTTTCTCGCTGAGAATGCGGATTTTGCCGAGCAGGTACAGAAAAGCGGCTTTACCTTTATTGGCCCGGACGCGGACGTGATTCGCCTGATGGGTGACAAGGTTTCCGCAATCGCCGCCATGAAGAAAGCTGGCGTACCTACGGTACCGGGTTCTGACGGCCCGCTGCCGGACGATGGTGAGCGCTGCCTGGAAATCGCACGCAAGATCGGTTTCCCAGTCATTATCAAGGCGGCTGCCGGTGGTGGTGGCCGCGGTATGCGCGTGGTACACAGCGAAGGAGCACTGGTAAATTCCATCGCGGTAACCAAGTCCGAAGCCGCTGCCGCGTTTGGCGACAGCACCGTCTATATGGAGAAATTCCTGCAGAATCCGCGTCACGTGGAGATCCAGATAATGTCCGACGGACAGGGCAGCGCCGTGCATTTTGGTGATCGCGACTGCTCACTGCAGCGCCGCCACCAGAAGGTTCTGGAAGAAGCACCCGCGCCCGGCATTCCGGATGCGGTACGCAAGGAAGTACAGGACTCCTGTATTCAGGCATGTATCGATATCGGCTACCGCGGTGCCGGTACTTTCGAGTTCCTGTACGAAGACGAGCGTTTCTACTTCATCGAGATGAACACCCGTATTCAGGTTGAGCATCCAGTATCGGAAATGGTGACTGGCGTTGACCTGATTAAAGAGCAGATCCGCGTATGTGCGGGTGAGAAGCTCTCTTTCAAACAGGAAGACATCAAGATTACCGGTCACTCGTTCGAGTGTCGTATTAACGCGGAAGACCCGAAGACCTTCTTCCCGAGCCCGGGCAAGGTGGAAAACTTCCACGCACCCGGTGGTTTGGGCGTACGTGTGGACTCCCACTTGTACGCGGGCTACTCGGTACCGCCCAACTACGATTCCATGATCGCCAAGATCATCACCCACGCGGAAGACCGTGAAACTGCACTGGCGCGGATGCGTGTCGCCCTCAGCGAAACCATCATCACCGGTATCAAAACCAACATTCCTTTGCAGGAAGACCTGGTTCGGGATGCGGAATTTGCCAAGGGTGGGGTGAACATTCACTACCTAGAGAAGAAGCTGGGGCTCGAATAAGCCCTGTGACCTCTCCACCCGCCCCGAAGGTATTTCGCTCTGAAGTACCTCCGGGGCGGGAAAGCACCGGGGATCGGTTTTCAAAACCGCTGTGAACCCATCCCTGGGCGCTGCGGCGGCGACGTCCTGTCGCCGACGCTTTTGAAAACCGCCCCCCGGCGCTTCCCCTTCAGTCTTTCCCCTCCTACCCTGAAAGCACCACCGCTCTATTGCCACGTTCTAGTAGAATACGCTGAATTTTGAAGAGAAGGATTCGCTGCCGGTATGGCCCTGCGAGACCTTCTAAAACAGGGACGTTTTAGAAGAGCCCCCATGGATGGGTTCACGGCGTGTCTCGCAGGGCCATACCGGCAGCGGAGCCGCCACGGAAGCACTTAACAACGACCCACATTACCGGACCAAACTACATGCCCTGGCTCCAGCTACGAGTAAACACCAACCGCGAACAAGCCGAGAAGATTGAAAATGCTCTGCTATTCGCCGGCGCCGTATCCGTCACCCTGCAAGACAATGCCGACCAGCCCATCCTCGAACCCGGCCTCGGCGAGACGCCCCTGTGGGACGAAACCCTCGTCACCGGCCTGTTCGATGCAGAGGTCGACACCGGCATAACCGAAGCCAAAGCGGCCTCGTTCCTGTGTGAACTCCTCCCCAACGCCCGCTGGGAGCAGCTCGAAGACAAGGACTGGGAACGGGAGTGGATGAGTAACTACAAGCCCATTCAGTGCGCCGATAACCTGTGGATCTGCCCGAGCTGGTGCGAACCGCCCGCGCCGGATGCCGTTAACATCGTTCTCGACCCGGGCTTGGCTTTCGGCACCGGCACCCACCCGACTACCTTCTTATGCTTACAATGGCTCGCCGGTGAAGCAGTGCAGGGCAAGACTGCCATCGATTTCGGCTGTGGCTCCGGCATTCTGGGTATCGCCGCCATTTTGCTGGGTGCCGAGAGCGCCCTGGGTACCGATATCGACCCCCAGGCACTCATCGCCAGCCGCGACAATGCGGTGCGCAACGGCCTCGAACCGGAGCGCTTCCCGGTCTACCTACCGGAGAAAACACCGGCAGATGCCAGTGCAGACATCATGCTCGCCAACATCCTCGCCGGCCCGCTGGTGGAACTGGCCCCGCAACTGGTGGAGCGCACCAAGGTCGGCGGCCGCATCTGCCTGTCCGGGATTCTGGCGAGCCAGTCTGACAAGGTAAAAACCGCCTATAGCCAGTGGATCGATTTCGATGCAGATGGTGAAAAGGAAGAGTGGGTCCGCCTGAGCGGAACCCGCGTCAGATAAACCACGGAGTGCGCAACGCCGCAACTGAGACGCCTCAGACTACGCGGCGGGCCTCACGACTGATAAACTCCCACGCCAAAGCAATAATCGTCGAAATCCATGTCGCAACTGGTTACCCGCTGCCCCCACTGCAGCACCTCGTTTCACGTCAGCGAACCTCAGCTGCGCGCCGCCCGTGGTGCCGTGCGCTGCGGCTCCTGCCTGCAAGTATTCCGTGCAGACGAAAATATCGTATTCAACGAGGACGATGCGCAGCCAGCCAACAAAAAGGCCATCGAGGAGCTGCTGGAAGATGACGACTTCCTGATCCACGACGATATCGATCTGGATGGCGACGACCAGGCTGGGGACGAGGCCCAGGCGGATTCAGCAAAGACAGCCCCCAAGCAAGCTGCAGCCGATAAAGCCGCCACCCCGCAAAAGAGCGACAATCAAAACGACAACCCACTGATCGACGATGCCTTTGGCGAACAGCAGTGGCAGGAGCTCGGCAGTGAAGACGACGATGACCGACAGGGCGACCTGCTGGACCTGAACAGTGGGCTCGACCGGATTGGCGACACATCGGACAACCCCTGGGCGGAAGAAATGGCCAGGGAGGAGTCCAGTAATATCCACTCTGGCAGCGCCAAGCAGTCGGAAGATGATCTGTTCGCCGAGCAGTTCGCAGCAACGGAGGACACCGACCCCGCCGAGCATGAAGAACTAATTGCCTGCCCGGCAGAAGCCCCCGTTAACGATGATGACCTGGTGCCACTGCCTGACATTCAGCTGCCCCCCTCTGAAATGAGTGCACGGCACCTGGATTCCGGCCAACTGGAATCGGCGCCACTGCTACCCAAAGACCAGCTGATCTCATCCATCGGCGCCGCGCCGATCGAAATGTCCTGGCAGCCCAAACGGCACCACATTATCCCAACTTGGCTGTGGGCCCTCGGTAGCTTGCTATTGATGCTGGGGCTGGCGGCGCAGATCGCCTACTTCGGCTTCGACACCCTCAGCAAGCGCGAACCCTGGCGCAACCTCTACGCCCAGGTATGCCCGTACATCGGCTGTAAACTGCCGGCGCAGGTGGACATAAATTCGATTCACACCGCTAACCTGGTGGTGCGCAGCCACCCCTCGATTCCCGGCGCCCTCGCCGTAGAGGCGGTTCTGCTCAACCGCGCACCATTCGACCAGCCCTTCCCCAGCCTGCAGCTGCGCTTCACCGACCTGAAGAACAGCCCGGTGGCGAGCCGCCGCTTCAGTCCGCGGGATTACCTGCGCGGTGAACTGTCCGGCCGACGGCTGATGCCCGCTGGCAACCCGGTGCATATCGCGCTGGACATCGTCGACCCGGGCGCGGACGCGGTGAATTACGAGCTGCGAATCGCCCCGAACTGAGTCCGCGGCGAACATGGCGGTGCAGAAGCGGAAGGCGCAAAAATGCGCGCTATGGCGCATATTGCTACAAACTGTTGCACAAAGTTCGTCCCAAACGGCCAGCCATCGACCAATTTGAGCGCTTTTTCGCTTTTCCAGTGGGCAGGCAGCCGCTATCATAGGCGGCTCTTTGACACCTGATGAGACCAAACCCGCGGGAGGGTGTGTTGCCCACGGAACTGCCAAGCAGCTTCGCCATAGGCCCCTATAACATCGGAGCGCCAGTTATCCTGGCGCCCATGGCCGGCGTTACCGATCGCCCCTTCCGCAAATTGTGCCGTGAACTCGGTGCCGGCTTGGTCGTATCCGAGATGGTCACCTCCGACACCAGCCTGTGGAACAGTCGCAAATCACGTATGCGTCTGAATCACGCCGGCGAGGCGGGGCCGATTTCGGTGCAGATTGCTGGTGGCGATCCGGAGATGATGGCGGAAGCTGCACGTGCAAACGTCGAGCGCGGCGCCCAGATCATCGATATCAACATGGGTTGCCCGGCAAAGAAGGTGTGCAAAAAAGCAGCGGGTTCTGCCCTGCTGCGCGATGAGAAACTGGTCGCCGATATCCTGCAGGCAGTGGTTTCCTCGGTTCCGGTTCCAGTGACGCTGAAAATTCGCACTGGCTGGTGCCCGGATTCCCGCAACGGGGTAACGGTGGCCAAGATGGCCGAAGATTTCGGGATTTCTGCACTGGCAGTTCACGGACGCACCCGCGCCTGTGGCTACCATGGTCAGGCCGAATTCGATACCATTGCCGAGATTGTGTCGGCGGTGAAGATACCTGTCTTTGCCAATGGCGACATATCTGGCGCGGAGAAGGCCCGCAAGGTGTTGGACTACACCGGCGCCAAAGCGGTCATGATTGGCCGTGCGGCTCAGGGACGTCCATGGATATTTCGGGAGATTGCTCACTACCTCGCAAAGGGGGAGCACCTACCGGAGCCCTCACTGGATGAAGTCAGGGACATATTAATCACTCACTTGAGTGAACTGCACCGTTTCTACGGTGAGGTTATGGGGGTACGTATCGCCCGTAAACATGTGGGTTGGTACGTAAAGACTCTCGCGGACAGCGAAGAGTTTCGTAAAGCCTTTAACCGAATAGATAGCGCAGAAGCACAACATGCCAGCGTTCGTGAGTGGTTTGAACGCCGAATAACTAGAGGGGCAAAAGCGGCATGACTAACGAAGCATTAATTCCGGATACCAGCGATGTGGTGTCCACTGGGGGCCAGACTCAACTACAGCAACCGCAAGCCTTGCGCGATGCAGTTGAGCACGCGATGGAAAACTACTTCCGCCACCTGGACGGACAGATGGTAACCGACGTGTACGATATGGTGCTGTCTGAGATTGAAGCACCTATGCTGGAAGTGGTGATGAAGCACACCCGCCACAATCAGACCCGCGCAGCGCAGCTGCTGGGCCTCAACCGGGGCACCCTGCGCAAGAAGCTTAAGCGCTACGGCCTGCTGTAAGGCAGCCAACCGCTCCAGGCAGCCTTAGCCGGAGCGGCAAAAATTCGACGAGGGGGGATGAGCTGAGCTCATCCCCCCTCGCTATTTGTATTTCCAACGTTTTTAACCTGCTCTTTACACATCTGAATGGACGATGCGATATGACTGACAAGGTGGCCGTTCGCCGCGCGCTGATCAGCGTTTCCGATAAAACCGGCATTGTGGAGTTTGCCCGCGAGCTCTCCGCCATGGGCGTAGAGATTCTCTCTACCGGTGGTACCTACCGCCAGCTGGGCGAAGCCGGCATCCCGGTTGTGGAAGTTTCCGATTACACCGGCTTCCCGGAAATGATGGACGGTCGCGTTAAGACCCTGCACCCGAAAGTGCACGGCGGCATCCTGGGCCGTCGCGGCAAAGACGACGTGGTAATGGACGAACACGGCATCAAGCCCATCGATATGGTTGTGGTGAACCTGTACCCGTTCAAGGCCACCGTCGCTGACCCCAACTGCGACCTGCCCACCGCCATCGAAAATATCGACATCGGCGGCCCCACCATGGTCCGCTCCGCGGCCAAGAACCACAAAGATGTGGCCATCGTGGTTAACGCGCACAGCTATGACACCGTGATCGAAGAGATGAAAGCCAACGACGGCGCGCTCGGTTACGAAACCCGCTATGACCTAATGGTGCAGGCGTTCGAACACACCGCCCAGTACGACGGTATGATCGCCAACCACTTCGGCGCGCGTAACACCAAGAACGAAGCCCGCGAATTCCCGAACACCTTCAATACCCAGTTCGAGAAAGCCCAGGACATGCGCTACGGCGAGAACCCGCACCAGAAAGCGGCCTTCTACGTAGAAGCAGACGCAACCGAAGCTTCTGTATCCACCGCCAGCCAGCTGCAAGGTAAGGAACTGTCCTTCAACAACGTCGCCGACACCGACGCCGCACTGGAAACCGTCAAACTGTTCGACGAGCCGGCCTGTGTGATCGTCAAGCACGCCAACCCCTGTGGTGTTGCCGTTGCTGCGGACATCAAGACCGCCTACGAACTGGCCTTCGCCACCGACCCGGAATCCGCATTCGGCGGCATCATCGCCTTCAACCGCGAGCTGGACGCCGAAACTGCCCAGCTGATCGTCGACAAGCAGTTCTCCGAAGTCATCATCGCGCCGAAGGTCAGCGCCGAAGCCGCCCAGGCCGTATCCGCCAAGAAAAACGTCCGCCTGCTGGAATGTGGTGAGTGGAGCACAGACCGCCCCGCCGCCTTCGACTACAAGCGCGTAACCGGTGGCTTGCTGGTACAGGAAAAAGACAACGGCATGGTTGCCAAGGAAGACCTCAAGGTGGTCACCAAGGTACAACCGTCGGAAGAACAGCTGGACGAACTGCTGTTCGCGTGGAAGGTGGCCAAGATGGTTAAATCCAATGCCATCATCTACGCCAAAGACGGCCGCACCATCGGTGTTGGCGCCGGCCAGATGAGCCGCGTCAACTCCGCGCGTATCGCCGCAATCAAGGCTGAACACGCGGGCCTCGAAGTTAAAGGCGCGGTTATGGCATCTGACGCCTTCTTCCCCTTCCGCGACGGCATCGACAACGCCGCCAAGGTAGGCATCAGCGCTGTAATCCAGCCCGGCGGCTCCATGCGTGACGAAGAAGTGATCGCAGCAGCCGACGAGCACGGCATGGCGATGGTATTTACCGGAATGCGTCACTTCCGCCACTGATAACGTCACGCAAACGACGACTGTTGTAATGACTCTGCAGTAAACAACTTGCAGAGTCAGACGCGAAGGGGCTGTGGCTGGCGACCTTTCGCGAGACCGTCTGCGGCCTGGATGGCCGCAGCCGAGCCCCCAGGGATGGGTTTACGGCGTGTCTCGCGAAAGGTCGCCAGCCATAGCCCCGCCACGGACTGGCCAGGTACTTTTCCCCTGACGCCAGTAGAGCAGCAGTTGAACTCATCTGAATGCTAAACTAGCCCACCTAAATCACAGGCACGGGGAAACTCAAGAATGAACATCCTGGTAATCGGCTCTGGTGGCCGCGAACACGCACTGGCCTGGAAGGCCGCCCAAAACCCCGCCGTAGACACCGTCTTCGTCGCGCCGGGCAACGCCGGCACCGCCCACGAATCCAAAGTCCAGAACGTCAACATCGGCGTCGACAACTTCTCTGCCCTCTCCGATCTGGTGGAAGAAAAAGGCATCGACCTCACCATCGTTGGCCCTGAAGCCCCGCTGGTTGACGGCATCGTCGACTTCTTTAACAGTCGCGGCCACAACATCTTTGGCCCGGAAAAAGCCGCAGCGCAGCTGGAAGGCTCCAAAGCCTTCACCAAAGAATTCCTCGAGCGCCACGCCATCCCCACCGCTGCCTACCAGAACTTCACCGAGATCGAGCCCGCGCTCGAGTACATCCGTGAACAGGGCGCGCCCATCGTGGTTAAAGCCGACGGCCTCGCCGCGGGTAAAGGCGTGATCGTTGCCGAAACCGTAGAACAAGCCGAGCTGGCCGTGCGCGATATGCTCTCTGGCAACGCCTTCGGCGACGCCGGCTGCCGCGTAGTGATCGAGGAATTCCTCACCGGCGAAGAAGCCAGCTTCATCGTGATGGTGGACGGAGAAAACATCCTGCCGATGGCCACCAGCCAGGACCACAAACGTGTCGGCGACGGCGACACCGGCCCCAACACCGGCGGCATGGGCGCCTACTCCCCGGCTCCGGTAGTGACCCAGGACGTGTACCAGCGCATCATGGACGAAGTGATCGAGCCCACCGTGAAAGGCCTCGCCTCCGAAGGCATGCCCTACACCGGTTTCCTGTACGCGGGCCTGATGATCAATGAAGAGGGCACCCCCAAGGTCATCGAATACAACTGCCGCTTCGGCGACCCAGAAACCCAGCCGATCATGATGCGCCTGAAGTCCGACCTGGTTGACCTGTGCATGGCCGCAGTGGAAAAGCGCCTGGATCAGGTCACCGCAGAGTGGGATTCCCGCCCGGCACTGGGCGTCGTACTGGCAGCCAATGGCTACCCGGGCAGCTACCGCAAGGGTGATGCAATTTCCGGCCTGGACAAAGCGGATAGCGAGAACGCCAAAGTTTTCCAGGCAGGCACTGCGCTCGACGGCGAACGCGTGGTAACCAGCGGCGGTCGCGTGCTCTGCGCCACTGCCCTGGGTGACACGGTGGCCGACGCCCAGAAGAATGCCTACGAGTGCGCCAGCAAGATTTACTGGGAAGGCGTCTTCTACCGCAAGGACATCGGTTACCGCGCAATCGAGCGCGAGCAGCCGACCGAAGCCTAATTGCCCTCGCGAAACGAAGCGGAAAAGCTACAAAGCTAAAGAGGAACGCACCTTGAGCAGTCACCGCCAATTGACCGGACTCGACCGCCTGCTGCTGCAGGCGGACCGCGCCCTGCGCACCCTGAGCCCCGGCCCCCCCTGTCACGAGCGCCCGTCACCCGCGAAAGCGGTGGATGAAGCGGAGCTTTCCGACGGTGAGCGCCGCCATGCGGCGGGGCTGATGCGGGTCAATCACAGCGGTGAAGTTTGCGCCCAAGCCTTGTACCAGGGCCAGGCGCTGACCGCCAAGTTGCCCGAGGTGCGCGCGGAGATGGAGCACGCCGCGGACGAAGAAATCGACCACCTGGCGTGGTGCGAGCAACGTCTGGATGAACTGGGCAGCCGCCCCAGCGTGCTCAATCCGCTCTGGTACGGCATGTCCTTCGGTATCGGCGCTGCCGCCGGCAAGATCAGTGACAAGGTCAGCCTCGGCTTTCTCGCCGCTACCGAAGAGCAGGTGTGTAAGCACTTGGAAGGCCATCTGCAGGAACTGCCTGAGCAGGATGAAAAGAGCCGCGCGGTGGTGGAGCAGATGCTGGTGGATGAGGCCAAGCATCAACATGCAGCGCTGGAAGCCGGCGGGGCACGCTTCCCCGGCCCGGTTAAAGGTTTGATGACACTGGTTTCTAAGGCGATGACTTCGGTCAGCTACCGTTTGTAGTACCTCTGTGGCGGTTGCGCCGCCGGGTAGGCTTTTGCGAGACACGCCGTGAACCCATCCCTGGGGGCTCCTCTAAAACATCCTTGTTTTAGAGGGTCTCGCAAAAGCCTACCCGGCGTCACAACCTTCGCCCTAACCAGACGCACTACGAAGTGCAACTGGTCTAAGCGAAGCAGGAGTGTCGGTGGGAAGGTTTCAAAAGCGTCGGCGACAGGGATGTCGCCGACGCAGCGTACATGGACGTATTCACAGCGGTTTTGAAACCTTCCCGCCGACGCTCCTGTGCCCCAGAATCAGCTCAAAAACCTCAAACCACCTCAGTCTCGCAGCGAAGCCAGTCCTCTTCGAGCCCCATCGCGATACGATCCCCAACCAACAACTCCCCCACACCCGCCGGCGTGCCGGTAAGCACTACATCTCCCGGCATCAGGGTGAAGTACTCACTGATATACGCCACCAGATCCAGAATCGGCGTCAGCATATGGTTGGACTTACCCCGCTGGCGGATCTCGTCGTTCAGCCACAGGGTGTAAGTCAGGTTGTCCCAATCCGGCAACCAGTCCAGCTTCACAAACGGCGATAGCGGGCAGGCTCCATCAAATCCCTTGGCTTTCTCCCACGGCTGTCCCTTGGCTTTCAGGTCCGACTGTAACTCCCGCAGCGTGAGGTCCAGGGCCAATCCAAGCCCGGCAATCGCCCCCGGTACGTCGCCGGGGTTGGCATCGGTCAGGCGCTCGCCAATCAATAGCGCCAGCTCCCCCTCGAAGTGACAGCTACCGCGGCCACGGGGAAGGTGAACCGGCTGCGCCATCGGCACCACTGAAGTCGCCGGCTTGATAAACAGCAGCGGCTCGTCCGGAATCGGGTTATTCAGTTCCTCCGCATGCGCCGCATAGTTGCGTCCGACGCACACAATTTTGCCAAGAGGCAGGTCGACCGGGGTATTGCAGGTAAATTCGTGTTGATACATAACCAGTTTCGATAGCTAGGATAGATATTGCGTATAAAGCTTTGGAAAGCCCTTGTGGTATGATGCCGCCCTCGCCGGGTCCCCGGTGAGGCCCAACCGATTTTTCTTTAACCCGCCGCGACCGATCATCATCGCGCACGGCCAAGAGACCCGATATGGCTCCGCAGACTTCTCTTCAGAAAGACAAAATCCGCATCCTGTTACTGGAAGGTGTACACCAGTCCGCTGTGGACCTGCTGTCTTCCCGTGGTTACACCAACGTGGAATATATCAAAACCGCGCTGCCGGAAGACCAACTGATCGAGAAGATTGCCGATGCCCACTTTGTCGGGATTCGTTCGCGCACCCAACTGACCCGTAAAGTGCTCGAGAATGCGCCCAAACTGATCGCCGTAGGTTGCTTCTGTATCGGCACCAACCAGGTAGACCTGCAATCCGCTACGGATCTGGGTATTGCGGTATTCAACGCGCCCTATTCCAACACCCGAAGCGTAGCCGAACTGGTGATCGCTGAAGCCATTATGCTGCTGCGCGGTATCCCTGAGAAGAATATCGTGTGCCACCGCGGGGGCTGGAAAAAGTCTGCAGTGGGCTCCTACGAAGCGCGCGGTAAAACCCTCGGTATCATCGGCTACGGCGCCATCGGCTCCCAGACCTCGGTACTGGCCGAAGGCATCGGCATGCGCGTGATCTTCTTTGACGTAGTCACCAAACTGCCCCTTGGCAACGCCAGCCAGGTCAACAGCCTGGACGAGCTGCTGGCGCAGTCTGACGTTGTCTCCCTGCACGTGCCGGAACTACCCTCCACCAAGTGGATGATTGGCGCCGAGCAGATTGCCAAAATGAAGAAGGGTGCCATCCTGCTGAATGCCTCCCGCGGCACCGTGGTGGAAATCGAGCCGCTGGCCGAAGCACTGAAAAGCGGCCATCTGGCCGGTACCGCCATCGATGTATTCCCGGTGGAGCCACGCGGCAACGATGATGAATTCCAGTCGCCACTGCGCGGTCTCGACAATGCCCTGCTGACCCCGCACGTTGGCGGCTCTACCGTCGAAGCGCAGGAAAACATCGGTGTGGAAGTGGCCGACAAACTGGCGCTCTACTCCGACAATGGCACCACCACCAGCTCCGTGAACTTCCCGGAAGTCGCCCTGCCCGGCCACGCCGGTGCGCACCGCCTGCTGCACATCCACAAAAATGTGCCCGGCGTACTCGGCGCGATCAACCAGGTGTTTTCCGACAACGGCATCAACATCTCCGCGCAGTTCCTGCAAACCAACGAGACCGTCGGTTACGTGGTAATTGATGTCGACGCAGAATACTCCGATCTGGCGCTGGAAAAGCTGAAGAACATTCCCGGCACCCTGCGTTGCCGCGTGCTGTTCTAAGCGCAAACGCTCGACACCGCTAACGGGCGCCTCCGGCGTCTGTTACACTCCCCCGAAACCCGGGTGCTACTGTAAATCTACAGTACCCCGGGTTTCTTTATTGTGCCTCCAGACAGATGGCTCACGGCATCTCCGGGTGATCCCCGACTAAGCCGTACCTGTACCCATTGCTGCTACGCAATACCAACCGCGAAGCATAGGTAATACCCGTTGAACAATCACAACTCAGACTCCGCTGCGACCGGCCTGCTTGCGGGTATTGGTGCCTACTTTATCTG includes these proteins:
- the aroQ gene encoding type II 3-dehydroquinate dehydratase; translated protein: MAKLLLLHGPNLNLLGTREPEIYGSTTLSQINEAASAQCAAAGCAFDSLQTNHEGVLVERIHQALADKVDFIVINPAAFTHTSVALRDALAGVAIPFIEVHLSNPHARETFRHHSYLSDLAKGVICGFGANSYTLAVGAALKQLG
- the accB gene encoding acetyl-CoA carboxylase biotin carboxyl carrier protein; translation: MDIRKIKKLIELLEESDIGELEIKEGEESVRISRGPSGAAIQMPQMAMPIAAAPAAPQAPAAPAPAAAPAAPAEEAVPALTGHPVKSPMVGTYYAASSPGADPFVKVGQQVKAGDVICIVEAMKMMNQIEADKAGTIEAIMVEDGQPVEFDQPLVVIS
- the accC gene encoding acetyl-CoA carboxylase biotin carboxylase subunit translates to MFEKILIANRGEIALRVLRACKEMGIATVAVHSQVDRDLKHVRLADEAVCIGPNPSPQSYLNIPAIIAAMEITDSVAVHPGYGFLAENADFAEQVQKSGFTFIGPDADVIRLMGDKVSAIAAMKKAGVPTVPGSDGPLPDDGERCLEIARKIGFPVIIKAAAGGGGRGMRVVHSEGALVNSIAVTKSEAAAAFGDSTVYMEKFLQNPRHVEIQIMSDGQGSAVHFGDRDCSLQRRHQKVLEEAPAPGIPDAVRKEVQDSCIQACIDIGYRGAGTFEFLYEDERFYFIEMNTRIQVEHPVSEMVTGVDLIKEQIRVCAGEKLSFKQEDIKITGHSFECRINAEDPKTFFPSPGKVENFHAPGGLGVRVDSHLYAGYSVPPNYDSMIAKIITHAEDRETALARMRVALSETIITGIKTNIPLQEDLVRDAEFAKGGVNIHYLEKKLGLE
- the prmA gene encoding 50S ribosomal protein L11 methyltransferase, producing the protein MPWLQLRVNTNREQAEKIENALLFAGAVSVTLQDNADQPILEPGLGETPLWDETLVTGLFDAEVDTGITEAKAASFLCELLPNARWEQLEDKDWEREWMSNYKPIQCADNLWICPSWCEPPAPDAVNIVLDPGLAFGTGTHPTTFLCLQWLAGEAVQGKTAIDFGCGSGILGIAAILLGAESALGTDIDPQALIASRDNAVRNGLEPERFPVYLPEKTPADASADIMLANILAGPLVELAPQLVERTKVGGRICLSGILASQSDKVKTAYSQWIDFDADGEKEEWVRLSGTRVR
- a CDS encoding DUF3426 domain-containing protein → MSQLVTRCPHCSTSFHVSEPQLRAARGAVRCGSCLQVFRADENIVFNEDDAQPANKKAIEELLEDDDFLIHDDIDLDGDDQAGDEAQADSAKTAPKQAAADKAATPQKSDNQNDNPLIDDAFGEQQWQELGSEDDDDRQGDLLDLNSGLDRIGDTSDNPWAEEMAREESSNIHSGSAKQSEDDLFAEQFAATEDTDPAEHEELIACPAEAPVNDDDLVPLPDIQLPPSEMSARHLDSGQLESAPLLPKDQLISSIGAAPIEMSWQPKRHHIIPTWLWALGSLLLMLGLAAQIAYFGFDTLSKREPWRNLYAQVCPYIGCKLPAQVDINSIHTANLVVRSHPSIPGALAVEAVLLNRAPFDQPFPSLQLRFTDLKNSPVASRRFSPRDYLRGELSGRRLMPAGNPVHIALDIVDPGADAVNYELRIAPN
- the dusB gene encoding tRNA dihydrouridine synthase DusB; the encoded protein is MRPNPREGVLPTELPSSFAIGPYNIGAPVILAPMAGVTDRPFRKLCRELGAGLVVSEMVTSDTSLWNSRKSRMRLNHAGEAGPISVQIAGGDPEMMAEAARANVERGAQIIDINMGCPAKKVCKKAAGSALLRDEKLVADILQAVVSSVPVPVTLKIRTGWCPDSRNGVTVAKMAEDFGISALAVHGRTRACGYHGQAEFDTIAEIVSAVKIPVFANGDISGAEKARKVLDYTGAKAVMIGRAAQGRPWIFREIAHYLAKGEHLPEPSLDEVRDILITHLSELHRFYGEVMGVRIARKHVGWYVKTLADSEEFRKAFNRIDSAEAQHASVREWFERRITRGAKAA
- the fis gene encoding DNA-binding transcriptional regulator Fis; the encoded protein is MTNEALIPDTSDVVSTGGQTQLQQPQALRDAVEHAMENYFRHLDGQMVTDVYDMVLSEIEAPMLEVVMKHTRHNQTRAAQLLGLNRGTLRKKLKRYGLL
- the purH gene encoding bifunctional phosphoribosylaminoimidazolecarboxamide formyltransferase/IMP cyclohydrolase, with the protein product MTDKVAVRRALISVSDKTGIVEFARELSAMGVEILSTGGTYRQLGEAGIPVVEVSDYTGFPEMMDGRVKTLHPKVHGGILGRRGKDDVVMDEHGIKPIDMVVVNLYPFKATVADPNCDLPTAIENIDIGGPTMVRSAAKNHKDVAIVVNAHSYDTVIEEMKANDGALGYETRYDLMVQAFEHTAQYDGMIANHFGARNTKNEAREFPNTFNTQFEKAQDMRYGENPHQKAAFYVEADATEASVSTASQLQGKELSFNNVADTDAALETVKLFDEPACVIVKHANPCGVAVAADIKTAYELAFATDPESAFGGIIAFNRELDAETAQLIVDKQFSEVIIAPKVSAEAAQAVSAKKNVRLLECGEWSTDRPAAFDYKRVTGGLLVQEKDNGMVAKEDLKVVTKVQPSEEQLDELLFAWKVAKMVKSNAIIYAKDGRTIGVGAGQMSRVNSARIAAIKAEHAGLEVKGAVMASDAFFPFRDGIDNAAKVGISAVIQPGGSMRDEEVIAAADEHGMAMVFTGMRHFRH